A genomic segment from Desulfonatronum lacustre DSM 10312 encodes:
- a CDS encoding FmdE family protein has protein sequence MPNCTLTQEQIDRAVSFHGHECPGLWIGLRAAELCLQELGHNDENPIIAVVETDMCGVDGIQVLTGCTLGKGNLIHKDLGKTAFSFYRTTDNKALRAVFHREAMEPEGRELRDLMKKVFAGTATEQEQQQAKALKLKARQRVFEAPLADLFTVAQPTNLAPRPAKILDSLTCAACGESTMESRTRRFAGETYCIPCFADVEQKV, from the coding sequence ATGCCCAACTGCACCCTGACCCAAGAGCAAATCGACCGGGCCGTTTCTTTTCACGGCCACGAATGTCCAGGATTGTGGATCGGCCTACGGGCCGCGGAACTCTGCCTGCAAGAACTCGGGCACAACGACGAAAACCCGATCATCGCGGTGGTGGAAACGGACATGTGCGGGGTGGACGGCATCCAGGTGCTCACCGGCTGCACCCTGGGCAAGGGCAACCTGATCCACAAGGATCTGGGCAAGACCGCCTTTTCCTTCTACCGGACCACGGACAACAAGGCCCTGCGCGCCGTATTCCACCGCGAGGCCATGGAGCCGGAAGGCCGGGAACTGCGTGATCTGATGAAAAAGGTCTTCGCCGGTACGGCCACGGAGCAGGAACAGCAACAGGCCAAGGCGCTCAAGCTCAAGGCCCGCCAACGTGTCTTCGAAGCCCCGCTGGCCGACCTGTTCACCGTGGCCCAGCCGACCAATCTCGCCCCCCGACCGGCCAAAATCCTGGACAGCCTGACCTGCGCGGCCTGCGGCGAATCCACCATGGAATCCCGTACCCGCCGCTTCGCCGGCGAAACCTACTGCATTCCCTGCTTTGCGGATGTGGAGCAAAAGGTGTAG
- the trhA gene encoding PAQR family membrane homeostasis protein TrhA: MVALNMSAQNITGRYTLREEIANSITHGVGILFSVAGLAVLIGLAARYGDAWHIVSCSIFGATMILLYTASTLYHGITHPGAKQVLRICDHCAIFLLIAGTYTPFTLVNLRGPWGWSLFGTIWGLALLGIVLQLTPWRRFRVLSVLLYVGMGWAIVVATKPLLHAVAPGGLLLLALGGLAYTGGIGFYVWRSLPHNHAIWHLFVLAGSVLHFFAILLYVIPISA, from the coding sequence ATGGTCGCCCTGAATATGTCCGCCCAGAATATAACCGGCAGATACACCCTGCGTGAAGAGATCGCCAACAGCATCACGCACGGCGTGGGGATTCTGTTCTCCGTTGCCGGTCTCGCGGTCCTGATCGGCTTGGCCGCCAGGTATGGAGACGCCTGGCATATCGTCAGTTGCAGCATTTTCGGCGCCACCATGATTCTGCTGTACACGGCGTCCACCCTGTACCACGGCATTACCCACCCCGGCGCGAAACAGGTCCTCCGAATCTGCGATCACTGCGCCATTTTCCTGCTCATCGCCGGGACCTACACGCCGTTCACCCTGGTCAATCTGCGCGGGCCGTGGGGCTGGTCCCTGTTCGGCACGATCTGGGGGCTGGCCCTGCTGGGCATTGTGCTGCAATTGACCCCTTGGCGTCGCTTCCGGGTGCTCTCGGTGCTGCTCTACGTGGGTATGGGGTGGGCCATCGTCGTGGCCACCAAGCCGCTTCTCCATGCCGTGGCCCCCGGCGGTCTGCTCCTGCTGGCCCTTGGAGGCCTGGCCTACACCGGCGGGATCGGCTTCTACGTCTGGCGCAGCCTGCCGCACAACCACGCCATCTGGCACCTCTTCGTCCTGGCCGGCAGCGTCTTGCACTTCTTCGCGATCCTGCTCTACGTCATCCCGATCAGCGCTTGA
- a CDS encoding MarC family protein, with translation MTENLNLFVSVYIKLFFLLTPFFVLSAFLSMTKELAIPERRRLARRVALAVTVTGCILSVAGNAIFNVFGITLDAFRIGAGALLFLSAVSLVRGTRVEPTQEADGDISVVPLAIPITIGPATVGALLVIGASVDTLGERLISMAAFICASLSVGLMLLTANTIERVVGRLGLTILSKITGLILSALSAQIVFTGIRGMLEL, from the coding sequence ATGACCGAAAATCTGAACCTGTTCGTGAGCGTCTACATCAAGCTCTTTTTTCTGCTCACGCCCTTTTTCGTCCTCTCGGCCTTCTTGTCCATGACCAAGGAACTGGCCATCCCCGAACGCCGACGTCTGGCCCGAAGGGTCGCCCTGGCCGTGACCGTGACCGGCTGCATCCTCTCCGTGGCCGGCAATGCCATCTTCAACGTCTTCGGCATCACTCTGGACGCCTTCCGCATCGGCGCGGGGGCCCTGCTCTTCCTCTCCGCCGTGTCCCTGGTCCGGGGCACCCGGGTCGAACCGACCCAGGAAGCGGACGGCGACATCAGCGTGGTCCCCCTGGCCATTCCCATCACCATCGGCCCGGCCACCGTGGGCGCCCTGCTGGTCATCGGCGCAAGCGTGGACACGCTGGGTGAACGGCTGATCAGCATGGCGGCCTTTATCTGCGCCAGTCTGTCCGTGGGTCTGATGCTGCTGACCGCCAACACCATCGAACGGGTCGTGGGCCGCCTGGGCCTGACCATCCTCTCCAAGATCACCGGCCTGATCCTCTCCGCCCTTTCCGCCCAGATCGTGTTCACCGGCATCCGGGGCATGCTGGAATTGTAA
- the serB gene encoding phosphoserine phosphatase SerB, which translates to MREIILIQLTGTDRDGLLAGIMDQLAASGTTVLDISQSVIHEELSLGVLVEVPRENQASPVIKDLLFWAYNLGLTLKFSPVSEEDYEHWVGQQGRRRHIVTLLGRTLTAENLARLAQVITDNGLSIFGITRLSGRRSLADPAAMPRTCVEFSVRGTPADISAMRAAFLELSREQGIDIGFQEDNAFRRIRRLVCFDMDSTLIQAEVIDELAKRAGVGEEVAAITEAAMRGELDFSQSLRKRVGLLRGLSESVLEEVVETLPLTEGAERLIRTLKNLGYTIAILSGGFTYFGGRLQERLGIDYLYANELEIRDGLLTGGLVGEIVDGPGKARLLKEIAAKEHISLAQVIAVGDGANDLPMLDVAGLGIAFHAKPVVRQGAGQAISNMGLDGVLYFLGLRDSDTMEELAAQE; encoded by the coding sequence ATGCGCGAAATCATTCTTATTCAGTTGACCGGTACGGACCGGGATGGTCTTTTGGCCGGGATAATGGATCAGTTGGCGGCGTCCGGGACAACGGTCCTGGACATCTCCCAGTCCGTGATTCACGAGGAATTGTCCCTGGGCGTGCTGGTGGAGGTGCCCCGGGAAAATCAGGCCTCGCCCGTGATCAAGGATTTGCTGTTCTGGGCCTACAACCTGGGCCTGACCCTCAAGTTTTCACCTGTTTCCGAGGAAGATTACGAGCACTGGGTCGGCCAGCAGGGGCGTCGGCGGCATATCGTGACCCTGCTGGGCCGGACCTTGACGGCCGAGAATCTGGCCCGTCTGGCTCAGGTGATCACGGACAACGGCCTGAGTATTTTCGGCATCACCCGCCTTTCCGGGCGCAGGTCCCTGGCCGATCCCGCGGCCATGCCCCGGACCTGCGTGGAGTTTTCCGTGCGCGGCACCCCGGCGGACATCTCAGCCATGCGTGCCGCTTTTCTGGAACTGTCCCGGGAGCAGGGCATCGACATCGGGTTTCAGGAAGATAACGCCTTTCGTCGGATCCGTCGCTTGGTCTGTTTTGACATGGATTCCACCCTGATCCAGGCCGAGGTCATCGATGAGCTGGCCAAACGGGCCGGGGTGGGCGAGGAAGTCGCCGCCATCACCGAAGCGGCCATGCGCGGGGAGCTGGATTTTTCTCAGAGCCTGCGCAAACGGGTGGGGCTGCTGCGGGGGCTGTCGGAGTCCGTGCTTGAGGAGGTAGTTGAAACCCTGCCGCTGACCGAGGGGGCCGAACGGTTGATCCGCACCCTCAAGAATCTGGGCTACACCATCGCCATTCTGTCCGGGGGCTTCACCTATTTCGGTGGGCGCCTGCAAGAGCGGCTGGGTATCGACTATCTGTACGCCAACGAACTGGAAATCCGGGACGGCCTGCTCACCGGGGGGCTGGTGGGCGAGATCGTGGACGGTCCAGGCAAGGCCCGGCTGCTCAAGGAGATCGCGGCCAAGGAACATATCTCCCTGGCCCAGGTCATTGCCGTGGGCGACGGAGCCAACGACCTGCCCATGCTGGACGTGGCCGGGCTGGGCATCGCCTTTCACGCCAAACCCGTGGTCCGGCAGGGCGCGGGCCAAGCCATCTCCAATATGGGGCTGGACGGAGTGCTCTACTTTTTAGGGTTGCGGGACAGTGACACCATGGAGGAGTTGGCGGCTCAGGAGTGA
- a CDS encoding carboxypeptidase-like regulatory domain-containing protein yields MHRSSLAPWPGTAAWLLVMLLALAAPENLCAHGAMIDVSQTTGVVIQAGYDTGQPMSEAQVTVYAPDNPATPWKTGQTDADGRFSFVPDPAIPGTWAIQARQAGHGAMAHIRIDSPRDAPSEPSSHVLSHPATRLPSGVTPWQHALMIGSVVWGCVGTALFFSRRKPFCR; encoded by the coding sequence ATGCACCGTAGCTCCCTCGCTCCATGGCCGGGCACGGCGGCTTGGCTTCTCGTCATGCTCCTCGCTCTGGCTGCGCCCGAAAACCTGTGTGCCCATGGTGCGATGATCGACGTCTCTCAGACCACGGGCGTCGTCATCCAAGCCGGATACGACACGGGCCAGCCCATGTCCGAGGCCCAGGTCACGGTCTACGCTCCGGACAATCCGGCCACCCCGTGGAAGACCGGACAAACCGACGCCGACGGCCGATTCTCCTTTGTACCAGACCCGGCCATCCCGGGAACATGGGCTATCCAGGCCAGACAGGCCGGACACGGAGCCATGGCGCACATCCGGATCGACTCTCCGCGTGACGCGCCTTCCGAACCTTCCTCCCACGTCCTTTCCCACCCCGCAACCCGCCTTCCCTCCGGCGTCACCCCGTGGCAACACGCCTTGATGATCGGGTCCGTGGTCTGGGGATGCGTGGGAACGGCCCTGTTTTTTTCGCGCCGAAAACCATTTTGCCGCTGA
- a CDS encoding PLP-dependent aminotransferase family protein, protein MSSEQFRYVAVEKQIMEQIEDGVLRPGDKLPSLRKQSSRLRVSLATVNQAYLELERKGVVEARPKSGFYVRPGFRGTLEAPCRTPSNLVPTSATRGELIRTVFKGVGREDILPFGVATIGQELLPIKALSRILASMVREAPMVAAQYEPIEGDPELRRQIALRVAEDGVPSRPEEVIVTSGCQEALNIALRVLTRPGDIVLIAAPAYYCFLHLLENLGLRAVEISSCPENGINPEDVRRAVTMHDVKACIFNPNFNNPDGSLTPDEAKKEIVAILTKKDIPLIEDEVYADIYFGPARPLSCRAFDPKGLVIQCSSFSKTLAPGYRVGWIMPGRYFTKAFEVKATTNICSATPTQRAVAEYLRAGLYQRHLKRLRGGIEEQMRHMLCLIARYFPESTRVTRPTGGAVLWLELSSSVDSVKYFYRALEMGIGVAPGVAFSSQDKFSNYIRLSCGHAISQDLEAGIQVLGELARNMTVE, encoded by the coding sequence ATGTCTTCCGAACAATTTCGGTATGTTGCCGTCGAAAAGCAAATCATGGAACAGATTGAGGATGGTGTGCTGCGCCCCGGGGATAAGCTGCCTTCGCTGCGCAAGCAGAGCAGCAGGCTCCGTGTCAGTCTGGCCACGGTGAATCAGGCGTATTTGGAATTGGAGCGCAAGGGCGTGGTTGAGGCGCGGCCCAAATCCGGCTTTTACGTGCGCCCCGGCTTTCGCGGCACCCTGGAGGCGCCCTGTCGCACTCCTTCAAATCTCGTGCCCACCAGCGCCACCCGTGGGGAGTTGATCCGTACGGTATTCAAGGGCGTGGGCCGGGAGGACATCCTGCCGTTCGGCGTGGCCACCATCGGCCAGGAGCTGTTGCCCATCAAGGCGCTGAGTCGAATTCTCGCTTCCATGGTCCGTGAAGCGCCCATGGTCGCGGCCCAGTACGAGCCCATCGAAGGAGACCCTGAACTGCGAAGACAGATTGCCCTGCGAGTCGCGGAGGACGGCGTCCCGTCCCGTCCCGAGGAAGTTATCGTCACCTCCGGTTGTCAGGAGGCTTTGAACATCGCCCTGCGTGTTTTGACCAGGCCTGGGGATATCGTGCTCATCGCGGCCCCGGCTTACTACTGTTTCCTGCATTTATTGGAAAACCTGGGGCTCCGGGCCGTGGAAATCTCCTCCTGCCCTGAAAACGGGATCAATCCCGAGGATGTACGCCGGGCCGTAACCATGCACGACGTCAAGGCCTGCATTTTCAATCCCAATTTCAACAATCCCGACGGCTCGCTCACCCCGGACGAGGCCAAGAAGGAAATCGTCGCCATCCTCACGAAAAAGGATATTCCGTTGATTGAGGACGAGGTTTACGCGGATATTTATTTCGGACCGGCCCGCCCCTTGAGTTGCCGGGCGTTCGACCCCAAGGGGCTGGTCATTCAGTGTTCTTCATTTTCCAAGACCCTGGCTCCGGGTTATCGCGTGGGCTGGATCATGCCCGGGCGGTATTTCACCAAGGCCTTCGAGGTCAAAGCCACCACCAACATCTGCTCGGCCACGCCGACCCAGCGGGCCGTGGCCGAATATCTCCGGGCCGGGCTGTACCAACGGCATCTCAAGCGACTGCGCGGCGGCATCGAGGAACAGATGCGACATATGCTCTGCCTTATCGCGCGGTATTTTCCAGAATCCACCCGAGTCACCCGGCCCACCGGAGGGGCCGTGCTCTGGCTGGAGCTGTCTTCAAGCGTGGATTCGGTGAAGTATTTCTATCGTGCCCTGGAGATGGGCATCGGCGTGGCCCCGGGCGTGGCCTTTTCCAGCCAGGACAAGTTCAGCAACTATATTCGGCTCAGTTGCGGCCATGCTATTTCCCAGGACCTGGAGGCGGGGATTCAGGTCCTGGGTGAACTGGCCCGGAACATGACGGTGGAGTAA
- a CDS encoding DUF2917 domain-containing protein, which yields MITLGGNVLALAGLLLARRPVEITLRDRQIATVAGRRRVRVVCLSGRAWVTSEGDGKDYELRPGNEVKPGGWGKTAITGYGPETRIAILR from the coding sequence ATGATCACCCTTGGCGGTAACGTACTTGCCCTGGCTGGGCTGCTTCTGGCCAGACGCCCCGTGGAAATCACTCTGCGCGACCGACAAATCGCCACCGTCGCCGGACGAAGACGAGTGCGCGTGGTCTGCCTCAGCGGTCGGGCCTGGGTCACGTCCGAAGGCGACGGCAAGGACTACGAGTTGAGGCCGGGCAACGAGGTCAAGCCCGGCGGCTGGGGCAAAACCGCCATAACCGGCTATGGTCCGGAAACCAGAATCGCGATTTTGCGTTGA
- a CDS encoding single-stranded DNA-binding protein, which produces MSGSLNKVILVGRLGQDPKLAYTQSGQPVANFTMATDESYTDKDGQKVEKAEWHRVVVWGKQSEFVGNYLTKGRLVMVEGKLQTRKWQDQQGQDRYTTEIVAQRVQAMDSKGQRTEEAPMPDDRHSPGPMAQPSESGMDEVPF; this is translated from the coding sequence ATGAGTGGATCACTGAATAAAGTCATTCTTGTCGGCAGACTCGGGCAAGACCCGAAGTTGGCCTACACCCAGAGCGGACAGCCGGTGGCCAACTTCACCATGGCCACGGACGAGTCCTACACGGATAAGGACGGCCAAAAGGTGGAGAAGGCGGAATGGCACCGGGTGGTGGTCTGGGGCAAGCAGTCCGAGTTCGTGGGGAACTATCTGACCAAGGGCCGACTGGTGATGGTCGAGGGCAAGCTTCAGACCCGTAAATGGCAGGACCAACAGGGTCAGGATCGATACACCACGGAAATCGTGGCCCAGCGGGTCCAGGCCATGGATTCCAAGGGCCAGCGCACTGAAGAGGCCCCCATGCCCGATGACCGCCACTCTCCGGGGCCCATGGCTCAGCCTTCGGAAAGCGGAATGGATGAGGTGCCGTTTTAG
- a CDS encoding carboxyl transferase domain-containing protein — protein sequence MDIDKTIFELRERLKYIQDIFGPKENENVLLLRAKLQEFEEQLPKLDPSEQIRQISSLEDLFGFLEKKLERQLTPMDKVRIVRHPQRISLKDILEHVYDNYTEIGGQDEYSVDPSMLIARAYITRRVGNKVFNQSVMVIGQEKGHGQEFRNGGSVKPWGNAKALQYMKVAETENIPIHAYVNTPGAFPLEDYPGAAQQIARNIYEMAGLRVPVIAIFSEGGSGGAEAIGLADVRLMLSHGYYSVISPEGAAAIEGRIRQGQRVPSDLVEKCAKQLKITAEDNLSLGLVDRIIQEPVLGARTEHFDFFRTLRQEVINATDEIVLRVRGMNYFRAKAVMRQKKSPGANAENIFVRWKLGAAARDRLLWKRYQRFMTMSRHAVLDRRSLGRRVYDYGTDLGWSVYSFFKYDFWRKHQKKVTQVAEDVGAEFQVVLNKCFAPIKRIKGSLKGGEGDAGGDQCQLTQLSRWEEREAEPKKEYLSPKAKQDVTITCPNTPIHGCLDMWAPDLFGEWAGVCIHCGHHFPMEYDWYLRNVYDPDSVREFNAQIEAKNPLGYEGLDLKLEEAKRKTGLKSSCMTFEATINGVSVVTAMLAAGFRGGSVGAAEGEKFIRAVDRARKKHTPFIAYVHGTAGIRIQEGTLGVIQMPRCTMAVRRYLEDGGLYLVVYDTNSYAGPVASFLGCSPYQFAIRSSRVGFAGPGVIQETTGMPVEPHYHGAYQALSRGHIQGVWDRREMRKNVYQALLTVGGRNLYYR from the coding sequence ATGGATATAGATAAAACCATTTTCGAACTGCGTGAGCGGCTAAAGTACATTCAGGATATTTTTGGTCCGAAAGAGAATGAAAATGTATTGCTTTTGCGGGCCAAACTTCAGGAGTTCGAGGAGCAGCTTCCCAAGCTGGATCCTTCGGAACAAATCCGACAAATTTCTTCACTGGAGGATCTGTTCGGTTTTCTGGAGAAGAAGCTGGAGCGGCAGCTCACGCCCATGGACAAGGTCCGGATCGTTCGACATCCCCAGCGGATTTCATTGAAGGACATTCTGGAGCACGTCTACGACAACTACACGGAGATCGGCGGCCAGGACGAATACAGCGTGGACCCCAGCATGCTGATCGCCAGGGCCTACATCACCCGACGGGTGGGGAACAAGGTCTTCAACCAATCCGTGATGGTCATCGGCCAGGAAAAAGGTCACGGCCAGGAGTTCCGCAACGGCGGTTCGGTCAAGCCCTGGGGGAACGCCAAGGCCTTGCAGTACATGAAGGTCGCCGAGACCGAGAACATTCCCATCCATGCCTACGTGAACACGCCCGGCGCGTTTCCCCTTGAGGACTATCCCGGAGCTGCTCAGCAGATTGCCCGAAACATCTATGAAATGGCCGGATTGCGGGTCCCGGTGATCGCCATTTTTTCCGAGGGCGGGTCCGGGGGAGCGGAAGCCATCGGGCTGGCCGACGTGCGGCTGATGCTTTCCCACGGGTATTACTCGGTGATTTCTCCGGAAGGCGCGGCGGCCATTGAGGGGCGTATCAGGCAAGGGCAGCGCGTTCCGTCGGATTTGGTGGAAAAATGCGCGAAACAACTCAAAATTACCGCTGAAGACAACCTCTCCCTGGGGCTTGTGGACAGGATCATCCAGGAGCCGGTACTGGGGGCGCGGACGGAGCATTTTGATTTCTTTCGGACATTGCGTCAGGAAGTGATCAACGCCACGGACGAGATCGTCCTGCGGGTTCGCGGGATGAACTACTTTCGGGCCAAGGCCGTCATGCGTCAGAAGAAATCACCCGGGGCCAACGCGGAGAATATTTTCGTCCGTTGGAAGCTTGGCGCGGCGGCTCGGGATCGGTTGCTCTGGAAGCGCTACCAGCGCTTTATGACCATGAGCCGACATGCCGTACTGGACCGGCGCTCCCTGGGGCGAAGAGTCTATGATTACGGGACGGATCTGGGGTGGTCGGTCTATTCCTTTTTCAAGTACGATTTCTGGCGCAAGCATCAGAAAAAGGTGACCCAGGTGGCCGAGGACGTGGGGGCCGAGTTTCAGGTGGTGCTGAACAAGTGCTTCGCGCCCATCAAGCGGATCAAGGGCTCCCTGAAGGGGGGCGAAGGAGACGCGGGCGGGGACCAATGCCAACTGACCCAGTTGTCCCGGTGGGAGGAGCGCGAGGCGGAGCCGAAAAAGGAGTATCTCAGCCCCAAGGCCAAACAGGACGTGACCATCACCTGTCCCAACACGCCGATTCACGGCTGTCTGGACATGTGGGCTCCAGACCTGTTCGGCGAATGGGCCGGGGTCTGCATTCACTGCGGACACCACTTCCCGATGGAATACGACTGGTATCTGCGCAACGTGTATGATCCGGATTCCGTCAGGGAATTCAATGCCCAGATCGAGGCCAAGAATCCTCTTGGTTACGAGGGCCTGGACTTGAAACTGGAGGAAGCCAAGCGCAAGACGGGGCTGAAAAGCTCGTGCATGACCTTCGAGGCCACCATCAACGGTGTGAGCGTGGTCACGGCCATGCTCGCGGCCGGTTTTCGAGGGGGCTCGGTGGGGGCGGCGGAAGGCGAAAAATTCATCCGCGCCGTTGACCGGGCGCGTAAAAAGCATACCCCATTCATAGCCTACGTCCACGGCACTGCCGGAATTCGCATTCAGGAAGGGACCCTGGGCGTTATCCAGATGCCGCGATGTACCATGGCCGTTCGGCGGTACCTGGAAGACGGTGGACTGTATCTCGTGGTCTACGACACGAATTCCTACGCCGGACCCGTGGCCAGTTTTCTGGGCTGTTCTCCGTACCAATTCGCGATCCGTTCCTCCAGGGTCGGTTTCGCCGGTCCCGGCGTGATTCAGGAGACCACGGGCATGCCGGTGGAGCCGCACTATCACGGAGCGTATCAGGCCTTGTCGCGCGGGCATATTCAGGGCGTCTGGGACCGCCGGGAGATGCGCAAGAACGTCTATCAAGCCCTCCTGACCGTGGGAGGAAGGAATCTGTATTACCGCTAG
- a CDS encoding biotin carboxylase N-terminal domain-containing protein — MKQTRSKHKVLIANRGEIAIRIIRACEQLGLDFVCVTTKEDVASGHCRLAVELGGEQALYRISSYYDPNEMFSVADVSGATAIHPGYGFYAEDHRFARRASERGRPLIFIGPSWAVIRDLGDKINTKRLARSLNIPTIPGSDRPLYDEIEAESIAEALFAFQVDQGVHRPVVLVKASAGGGGMGIEEVNDPDKFRATFRRVRNYAKRQFRDEGVLVEQRIFDFNHLEVQIVAERSGTNIVHFGTRNCSVQSIGRQKRIEVAPGFAPQFVTYAFDAGEVLDSIINHSLTMAREVRYDNVGTWEWIVTPNGQPFLLEVNTRIQVENGVSAIISRLPGKKQVNLIAEQIRLGLGEPMGYAQKGIVFDGVGIEYRIIAEEPDNKFVPWVGRIDRFSWKDEPWVQVFTHVPTDKPYDIPTEYDPNLALGIVWGETLHQARERGQAFLDNLVLEGENAQGKPLQSNIAYLRQKTDMLLMF, encoded by the coding sequence ATGAAGCAAACGCGAAGCAAACATAAAGTCCTTATCGCCAATCGCGGCGAAATTGCCATTCGGATCATCCGGGCTTGCGAGCAGCTCGGCTTGGATTTCGTCTGCGTCACCACCAAGGAGGACGTGGCGTCCGGGCATTGCCGGTTGGCCGTGGAGTTGGGTGGTGAGCAGGCCTTATACAGGATCAGTTCCTACTACGACCCAAATGAAATGTTTTCGGTGGCGGATGTCTCCGGAGCGACCGCCATTCATCCTGGGTACGGGTTTTACGCCGAGGATCACCGGTTCGCCCGTCGTGCCAGCGAGCGCGGCCGCCCGTTGATTTTTATCGGACCATCCTGGGCCGTTATTCGCGATCTCGGAGACAAGATCAATACCAAGCGCCTGGCCCGGAGCCTGAACATTCCGACCATCCCCGGCTCGGATCGACCGCTGTACGATGAGATCGAAGCCGAGAGCATCGCCGAGGCCCTCTTTGCATTTCAGGTGGACCAGGGTGTGCATAGGCCAGTGGTTCTGGTCAAGGCCTCCGCCGGAGGCGGGGGCATGGGCATCGAGGAAGTCAACGACCCGGATAAGTTTCGAGCTACCTTTCGCCGAGTGCGCAACTATGCCAAACGACAATTTCGAGATGAAGGCGTACTGGTGGAGCAGCGCATTTTTGACTTCAACCATCTTGAAGTGCAGATCGTGGCCGAGCGCTCCGGGACGAACATCGTCCACTTCGGTACCAGAAATTGTTCGGTGCAAAGTATCGGGCGGCAAAAACGAATCGAAGTCGCACCGGGGTTTGCCCCGCAGTTCGTGACGTATGCCTTTGACGCCGGGGAGGTGCTTGATTCCATCATCAACCACTCCCTGACCATGGCCAGGGAGGTCCGCTACGACAACGTCGGCACCTGGGAGTGGATCGTCACGCCGAACGGGCAGCCGTTTTTGCTTGAAGTGAACACTCGTATTCAGGTGGAGAACGGAGTCAGCGCCATCATTTCCAGGCTTCCGGGCAAGAAGCAGGTCAATTTGATCGCGGAGCAGATCCGTTTGGGGCTGGGCGAGCCCATGGGATACGCCCAGAAAGGCATCGTGTTCGACGGTGTCGGGATCGAGTACCGGATCATCGCCGAGGAGCCGGACAACAAATTCGTGCCCTGGGTCGGGCGAATCGACCGTTTCTCTTGGAAAGACGAGCCCTGGGTCCAGGTCTTCACGCATGTACCCACGGACAAACCGTACGACATCCCAACAGAATACGACCCAAATTTGGCCTTGGGCATTGTCTGGGGAGAGACGCTGCATCAGGCGCGGGAACGTGGCCAGGCGTTTCTGGACAACCTAGTGCTGGAAGGCGAGAACGCCCAGGGTAAGCCGTTGCAGTCCAACATCGCTTATTTGCGTCAAAAAACGGATATGCTGCTGATGTTTTGA
- a CDS encoding OmpA/MotB family protein yields MSVDFQISSQSTSILESDLDENGEGDKDWMVTFTDMCLLLLVFFILLFTMSTLDDERFQESFFSVRMALGDTMGGTLGADRIPAEDIGVFIDQAMLHRQVVENQRRIFSDFRYYQNTKGLEGVVGAVFDEGTITLRVPGDVLFGLGQVTLTPEGRRVIAELKDFFIRYHDQTINIRGFTDDIPPRSGGRFEDNWEISALRAVNVLRYLMELGIEPVRLTSTGLAEMYPLFPNTTDENRSRNRRVEFVLEKRIGN; encoded by the coding sequence GTGAGCGTTGATTTTCAAATTTCTTCCCAAAGTACGTCGATCTTGGAGTCCGACCTCGACGAAAATGGTGAGGGCGATAAAGACTGGATGGTGACATTCACGGACATGTGTCTGTTGCTCCTGGTTTTTTTTATTTTGCTTTTCACCATGTCCACTTTGGATGACGAGCGCTTTCAAGAGTCGTTTTTCTCCGTGCGCATGGCCTTGGGCGATACCATGGGAGGTACGCTTGGGGCGGATAGAATTCCCGCCGAAGACATCGGCGTGTTTATCGATCAGGCGATGCTGCATAGGCAGGTGGTTGAGAATCAGCGTCGTATTTTTTCTGATTTTCGGTATTACCAAAATACCAAAGGGTTGGAAGGAGTTGTCGGGGCTGTATTTGATGAAGGAACGATCACCTTGCGGGTACCGGGAGACGTTTTGTTCGGACTGGGGCAGGTCACCTTGACTCCCGAAGGACGGCGCGTCATCGCGGAACTTAAGGATTTTTTTATTCGCTATCATGATCAAACCATTAATATTCGGGGCTTTACGGATGATATTCCCCCCCGAAGCGGCGGACGATTCGAGGACAATTGGGAAATATCCGCCTTGCGTGCCGTGAACGTCCTACGCTATCTTATGGAACTCGGCATTGAGCCGGTACGGTTGACGTCCACGGGGTTGGCGGAAATGTATCCTCTTTTTCCGAATACCACTGACGAAAATCGAAGCAGAAACAGACGAGTCGAATTCGTCTTGGAGAAGCGCATTGGGAATTGA